The Emys orbicularis isolate rEmyOrb1 chromosome 14, rEmyOrb1.hap1, whole genome shotgun sequence genome includes a region encoding these proteins:
- the AGRP gene encoding agouti-related protein — protein sequence MLNMLLLSWGVLQGIQAILSSDLSSSHLSEMRPSLDGADRSSYPSLLRKLKEAPVGPAGTLPRPGFDRMAMELRVADEDLMQEASVLEPEVLSAALGAQGREERSPRRCVRLLESCLGHQLPCCDPCATCYCRFFNAFCYCRKINATFPCGKN from the exons ATGCTGAATATGCTGTTGCTGAgttggggggtgctgcagggaatcCAGGCCATCCTCTCCTCTGACCTCAGCAGCAGTCACCTGTCAGAGATGCGCCCCAGTCTGGATGGGGCAGACAGGTCCAGCTACCCCAGCCTTCTGCGGAAACTCAAGGAGGCACCCGTGGGGCCTGCAG GGACTTTACCAAGGCCTGGGTTTGACAGGATGGCTATGGAGCTCCGCGTAGCTGATGAGGACCTCATGCAGGAAGCCAGTGTACTGGAGCCAGAG GTGTTGTCTGCTGCACTGGGGGCTCAGGGACGAGAGGAGCGCTCTCCACGCAGATGCGTCCGCCTGCTGGAATCCTGCCTTGGGCACCAGCTCCCCTGCTGTGATCCTTGTGCCACCTGCTACTGCCGCTTCTTCAATGCCTTTTGCTATTGCAGGAAAATCAATGCCACGTTCCCATGTGGCAAGAACTAG